A single Triticum dicoccoides isolate Atlit2015 ecotype Zavitan chromosome 2A, WEW_v2.0, whole genome shotgun sequence DNA region contains:
- the LOC119359497 gene encoding desiccation-related protein PCC13-62-like, translating to MAAPATFVVVVALVVAALCGGVCRAQDMDNEWARYRGFFGGGGTLLPQSDVDLLEFPLNLEYLEAEFFCWSALGYGLDGIDVNLTGGGPHPIGGQTAALTPFVRDVATQFCYQEVGHLRAIKQNVRGFPRPQLDISATNIGKIVEQAMNTTLDPPFNPYENSLNFLIASYIIPYVGLTGYVGANPKLLTPQARRLVAGLLGVESAQDAVIRALLYERGLSRVASYGVGVAEVTAHISELRNELGRRGVKDEGLVVAPGEGPEGQTVGNIIAGDRYSLAYDRTPEEILGIVYGTGSPAQAGGFFPQGADGRIARGLLM from the exons ATGGCTGCGCCGGCCACCTTCGTCGTGGTGGTCGCCTTGGTGGTGGCTGCTCTCTGCGGCGGCGTCTGCCGGGCGCAGGACATGGACAACGAGTGGGCACGGTACCGCGGGTtcttcggcggcggcggcacgctGCTGCCACAATCGGACGTGGACCTGCTGGAGTTCCCGCTGAACCTCGAGTACCTGGAGGCGGAGTTCTTCTGCTGGTCGGCGCTGGGCTACGGCCTCGATGGCATCGACGTCAACCTCACCGGCGGCGGCCCGCATCCCATCGGTGGCCAGACCGCCGCCCTCACCCCCTTCGTCCGAGACGTCGCCACACAGTTCTGCTaccaagaagttggccacctcag GGCGATCAAGCAGAACGTGAGGGGATTCCCGCGGCCGCAGCTGGACATCAGCGCGACCAACATCGGCAAGATCGTGGAGCAGGCGATGAACACGACGCTGGACCCGCCCTTCAACCCCTACGAGAACAGCCTCAACTTCCTCATCGCCTCCTACATCATCCCGTACGTCGGCCTGACCGGCTACGTCGGCGCCAACCCCAAGCTCCTCACTCCCCAGGCCAGAAGG CTGGTGGCGGGACTGCTGGGCGTGGAATCCGCACAGGACGCGGTGATCCGGGCCCTGCTGTACGAGCGCGGACTGTCGCGGGTGGCGAGCTATGGTGTTGGTGTGGCGGAGGTGACCGCGCACATCTCCGAGCTGCGGAACGAGCTTGGGAGGAGGGGGGTGAAGGACGAGGGGCTAGTGGTGGCGCCGGGTGAGGGGCCCGAGGGGCAGACCGTGGGGAACATCATCGCCGGCGACCGCTACTCGCTCGCTTACGATCGCACGCCCGAGGAGATCCTCGGCATCGTGTACGGCACCGGAAGCCCCGCCCAGGCCGGCGGCTTCTTTCCCCAGGGCGCTGACGGCCGCATAGCCAGGGGGCTCCTCA